A single window of Archangium gephyra DNA harbors:
- a CDS encoding alpha-amylase family glycosyl hydrolase, which produces MSTSRINQPPKSTVPGTKSEASSTSSREVRKETGAVAPEKAGQKPAAGGPEARDAFESKSRAATARGKDSAFETAVRPAAARGAGSTFETTTGGAALSVLGTRAAGVVGANALAVGAPVKRSVTVVYDAGPHAELTNLQLKGSWDGTGRYSAQWNERTIPMKPLGDGKWAATVEVLDDGQPHDWEWGVLADGPTGKGVWAVMGEGNLKLDVKKATNTYAPTTYHEMGSRKSGGDATFKFWAGNAKSVQVKVTDAEGREQRIPMERGEDGNWSAKVKGGWKDLVGKSYVYEVVDSEGVTSDRPDPYAREMMGEQRGLSRMYLDAKTGKEVNRYAGDSVELMRFDVDDEEDAHSAYLVLKDASGRQLSRDELLARLGTIDATLVDKLHDGKLNDLWSKNVEADGRIRMTNEGGAWTTLVNDPKKLAGLQYEFQVYEKDAKGNLRLRDDGNGDGKLGAGERLKSPNNDAWSNVLTEASGVTFRGSVITDPASHTWKHDNAPREKDPSKWVVYQLHVGSFLGESKNADRSTLEDLTARLDYFKKLGVNTLELLPVNEVEGNRNWGYLGVNSLAVESSFGFEDADGKWVSGTEALKRFIDEAHARGMNVVSDVVYNHVHGDHNGMWGLGGPDNPFFNWSKEPGKFEQRDTPWGAVPAYSNPKVKQFFVDHAVAQVEELHFDGLRFDFTEPIKGVGGKDGWEMLREINRQVHFFNPDVWTVAEQFDYDPSITKPAQKDGTGGGFDAQWYTEFQHRLVNDNSKPGLIQAAARGLKTDVDAFMSMLTGPRGLDGWKKALTIISNHDEVGNAQRTMNTAEGDKATEFPEQWSRSAARFAAGLGLAGPGIPMFFQGDEFGAQNDFRWGNPSTWDSDWSWESLGKDWNWDKVTFDDARKASYERLFALPPEARAKDGEFRGLSAEDRKVFESLAALPAEQRTEAMLDITRRQSFRFYQDAIALRHSSPAFRADAEVNRVYTHNEDSVLAFTRKAGGEEYLVVGSLNRENLEGYTMPLPPGNWKEVLNSDAAAYGGSNFGNYGATLSGGNTKVNIPSAGYVVFKKE; this is translated from the coding sequence GTGAGCACTTCCCGAATCAACCAGCCCCCGAAGAGCACGGTTCCCGGCACGAAGAGCGAGGCCTCGTCCACGAGCAGCCGTGAGGTCCGCAAGGAGACCGGGGCGGTGGCCCCGGAGAAGGCGGGGCAGAAGCCAGCCGCGGGAGGGCCCGAGGCACGGGACGCCTTCGAGTCGAAGTCCCGGGCGGCGACGGCGCGGGGCAAGGATTCGGCGTTCGAGACGGCGGTGCGCCCGGCGGCCGCACGAGGGGCGGGCTCCACCTTCGAGACCACGACCGGGGGGGCGGCGCTGAGCGTGCTCGGCACGAGGGCCGCGGGGGTGGTGGGGGCGAACGCGCTGGCGGTAGGGGCGCCGGTGAAGCGCTCGGTGACGGTGGTGTACGACGCGGGGCCGCACGCCGAGCTCACGAATCTGCAGCTCAAGGGGAGCTGGGATGGGACGGGCCGCTACAGCGCGCAGTGGAATGAGCGCACCATTCCGATGAAGCCGTTGGGGGATGGCAAGTGGGCGGCGACGGTGGAGGTGCTGGACGATGGCCAGCCGCACGACTGGGAGTGGGGCGTGCTGGCGGATGGCCCGACAGGCAAGGGCGTCTGGGCGGTGATGGGCGAGGGCAACCTGAAGCTGGACGTGAAGAAGGCCACGAACACGTACGCGCCGACGACGTACCACGAGATGGGCTCGAGGAAGTCGGGAGGGGACGCGACGTTCAAGTTCTGGGCGGGGAACGCGAAGAGCGTGCAGGTGAAGGTGACGGACGCGGAGGGGCGGGAGCAGCGCATCCCGATGGAGCGGGGTGAGGACGGCAACTGGTCGGCGAAGGTGAAGGGGGGCTGGAAGGACCTGGTGGGCAAGTCGTACGTCTACGAGGTGGTGGACTCGGAGGGGGTGACGAGCGACCGGCCGGACCCGTACGCGCGGGAGATGATGGGCGAGCAGCGGGGCCTGTCGCGGATGTACCTGGACGCGAAGACGGGCAAGGAGGTGAACCGCTACGCGGGGGACAGCGTCGAGTTGATGCGCTTCGACGTGGATGACGAGGAGGACGCGCACAGTGCGTACCTGGTGCTGAAGGACGCGAGTGGGCGGCAGCTGAGCCGGGACGAGCTGTTGGCGCGGCTGGGGACCATCGACGCCACGCTGGTGGACAAGCTGCACGACGGGAAGCTCAACGACCTGTGGTCGAAGAACGTGGAGGCGGACGGGCGCATTCGGATGACGAATGAGGGAGGGGCGTGGACGACGCTGGTGAACGACCCGAAGAAGCTGGCGGGGTTGCAGTACGAGTTCCAGGTCTACGAGAAGGACGCGAAGGGCAACCTGCGGCTGAGGGATGACGGGAACGGGGACGGGAAGCTGGGCGCGGGCGAGCGCCTGAAGTCACCGAACAACGACGCCTGGAGCAACGTCCTCACGGAGGCGAGCGGGGTGACGTTCCGGGGCTCGGTCATCACGGATCCGGCGAGCCACACGTGGAAGCACGACAACGCGCCGCGGGAGAAGGACCCGAGCAAGTGGGTGGTGTACCAGCTGCACGTGGGGAGCTTCCTGGGCGAGTCGAAGAACGCGGACCGCTCGACGCTGGAGGACCTGACGGCGAGGCTGGACTACTTCAAGAAGCTGGGGGTGAACACGCTGGAGCTGTTGCCGGTGAACGAGGTGGAGGGGAACCGGAACTGGGGCTACCTGGGTGTGAACAGCCTGGCGGTGGAGAGCTCGTTCGGCTTCGAGGACGCGGACGGCAAGTGGGTGAGCGGGACGGAGGCGCTGAAGCGCTTCATCGACGAGGCTCACGCGCGAGGGATGAACGTCGTCTCGGACGTGGTCTACAACCACGTGCACGGGGACCACAACGGGATGTGGGGCCTGGGAGGGCCGGACAACCCGTTCTTCAACTGGTCGAAGGAGCCGGGGAAGTTCGAGCAGCGGGACACGCCCTGGGGAGCGGTGCCGGCGTATTCGAACCCGAAGGTGAAGCAGTTCTTCGTGGACCACGCGGTGGCGCAGGTGGAGGAGCTGCACTTCGATGGGCTGCGCTTCGACTTCACGGAGCCCATCAAGGGAGTGGGAGGGAAGGACGGGTGGGAGATGCTGCGGGAGATCAACCGGCAGGTGCACTTCTTCAACCCGGACGTGTGGACGGTGGCGGAGCAGTTTGACTACGACCCGAGCATCACGAAGCCGGCGCAGAAGGACGGGACGGGAGGGGGCTTCGACGCGCAGTGGTACACGGAGTTCCAGCACCGGCTGGTGAACGACAACAGCAAGCCGGGGCTGATCCAGGCGGCGGCGCGGGGGTTGAAGACGGACGTGGACGCGTTCATGTCCATGCTGACGGGCCCGAGGGGGTTGGACGGGTGGAAGAAGGCGCTGACGATCATCTCGAACCATGACGAGGTGGGGAACGCGCAGCGGACGATGAACACGGCGGAGGGGGACAAGGCGACGGAGTTCCCGGAGCAGTGGTCGAGGAGCGCGGCGCGGTTCGCTGCGGGGCTGGGGCTGGCGGGACCGGGCATTCCGATGTTCTTCCAGGGGGACGAGTTCGGAGCGCAGAACGACTTCCGATGGGGCAACCCGTCCACGTGGGACAGTGACTGGAGTTGGGAGTCCCTGGGGAAGGACTGGAACTGGGACAAGGTGACGTTCGACGATGCGAGGAAGGCATCGTACGAGCGGCTGTTCGCTCTGCCGCCGGAGGCGCGGGCGAAGGATGGGGAGTTCCGGGGGCTGTCGGCGGAGGACCGGAAGGTCTTCGAGAGCCTGGCGGCGCTGCCGGCGGAGCAGCGGACGGAGGCGATGCTGGACATCACGCGCCGGCAGAGCTTCCGTTTCTACCAGGACGCGATTGCACTGAGGCACTCGAGCCCGGCGTTCCGCGCGGATGCGGAGGTGAACCGGGTGTACACGCACAACGAGGACTCGGTGCTGGCCTTCACGAGGAAAGCGGGAGGCGAGGAGTACCTGGTGGTGGGCAGCCTGAACCGGGAGAACCTGGAGGGCTACACGATGCCGTTGCCGCCGGGGAACTGGAAGGAAGTGCTGAACAGCGACGCCGCGGCGTACGGGGGGAGCAATTTCGGCAACTACGGGGCGACGCTGAGTGGTGGGAACACGAAGGTGAACATCCCCTCGGCGGGCTACGTGGTCTTCAAGAAGGAATAG
- a CDS encoding YgaP family membrane protein: MDARLEQFLVPRSDRVRRHGPEKANEEVLREMRERIDWYASRPQDEVERRLDELDREWDLERVLQAKAAVLSLAGLVLGVTRDRKWLWVPGVVAGFLLQHAVSGWCPPVGVLRRWKLRTREELSAEKFALRVQRGDFRGSEVGHSASSEGPGWG; encoded by the coding sequence ATGGATGCCAGGCTGGAGCAGTTCCTCGTGCCCCGGAGCGACCGGGTGCGCCGTCATGGGCCCGAGAAGGCGAACGAGGAAGTCCTACGGGAGATGCGTGAGCGCATCGACTGGTACGCGAGCCGGCCCCAGGACGAGGTGGAGCGGCGCCTGGACGAGCTGGATCGCGAATGGGACCTCGAGCGTGTGTTGCAGGCGAAGGCGGCCGTGCTGTCGCTGGCGGGGCTGGTGTTGGGGGTGACGAGGGACCGGAAGTGGCTGTGGGTGCCGGGGGTGGTGGCGGGCTTCCTGTTGCAGCACGCGGTCTCCGGGTGGTGCCCACCGGTGGGGGTGTTGCGCCGGTGGAAGCTCCGCACGCGCGAGGAGCTCTCCGCGGAGAAGTTCGCGCTGAGGGTGCAGCGCGGGGATTTTCGCGGATCCGAAGTGGGGCACTCGGCGAGCTCGGAGGGGCCGGGCTGGGGGTGA
- a CDS encoding CsbD family protein, which translates to MGEWTDKLKGRVKETVGTATGDRELEAEGKKDTLKGAVKEKIEDAKRVIKDADDEVKGRR; encoded by the coding sequence ATGGGTGAGTGGACGGACAAGCTGAAGGGGCGTGTGAAGGAGACGGTGGGGACGGCCACGGGAGACCGCGAGCTGGAGGCCGAGGGCAAGAAGGACACGCTCAAGGGCGCGGTGAAGGAGAAGATCGAGGACGCGAAGCGGGTCATCAAGGATGCGGATGACGAGGTGAAGGGACGGCGGTAG
- the glnII gene encoding glutamine synthetase GlnII, translated as MSKVMAEYIWVDGQRPTAKLRSKMKVVEVAEVRSLSDLPDWSFDGSSTYQAEGKKSDLMLKPVRFIANPLKPGTKDILVLCEVMNPDGSPHWSNTRAPLRQVAEKYASEEAWFGMEQEYTLFEGNRPLGWPDKGFPAPQGGYYCGVGSDEVFGRKLVESHAEACLRAGIKLGGTNAEVMPAQWEFQIGPLPALEMADELWLGRWLLYRMGEEYGISATLHPKPVKGDWNGTGCHTNFSTKAMREAGGIKVIEAAMEKLRVKHEAHIAVYGAHNVERLTGLHETAPITVFRWGVSDRGSSIRIPLGTANDGRGYFEDRRPAANCDPYEVCRIMLETVCG; from the coding sequence ATGAGCAAGGTGATGGCGGAGTACATCTGGGTCGACGGGCAGCGGCCGACGGCGAAGCTGCGCTCGAAGATGAAGGTGGTGGAGGTGGCGGAGGTCCGGAGTCTCTCCGATCTGCCCGACTGGAGCTTCGATGGCTCCAGCACCTATCAGGCCGAGGGCAAGAAGAGCGACCTGATGCTGAAGCCGGTGCGCTTCATCGCCAACCCGCTCAAGCCGGGGACGAAGGACATCCTGGTGCTGTGCGAGGTGATGAACCCGGATGGCAGCCCGCACTGGAGCAACACGCGTGCGCCGCTGCGCCAGGTGGCGGAGAAGTACGCCTCGGAGGAGGCGTGGTTCGGCATGGAGCAGGAGTACACGCTCTTCGAGGGCAACCGTCCGCTGGGCTGGCCGGACAAGGGCTTCCCGGCGCCGCAGGGTGGCTACTACTGCGGCGTGGGCAGTGACGAGGTGTTCGGCCGCAAGCTGGTGGAGTCGCACGCCGAGGCGTGCCTGCGCGCGGGCATCAAGCTGGGCGGCACGAACGCCGAGGTGATGCCGGCGCAGTGGGAGTTCCAGATTGGCCCCCTGCCGGCGCTGGAGATGGCGGACGAGCTGTGGCTGGGGCGCTGGCTGCTGTACCGGATGGGCGAGGAGTACGGCATCAGCGCCACGCTGCACCCCAAGCCGGTGAAGGGTGACTGGAACGGCACGGGCTGCCACACCAACTTCAGCACGAAGGCGATGCGCGAGGCGGGTGGCATCAAGGTGATTGAAGCGGCGATGGAGAAGCTGCGCGTGAAGCACGAGGCGCACATCGCGGTGTACGGCGCGCACAACGTGGAGCGCCTGACGGGTCTGCACGAGACGGCGCCCATCACGGTGTTCCGCTGGGGCGTGAGCGACCGCGGCTCGTCCATCCGCATTCCGCTGGGCACGGCGAACGACGGCCGCGGTTACTTCGAGGACCGCCGTCCGGCGGCCAACTGCGATCCGTACGAGGTGTGCCGCATCATGCTCGAGACGGTCTGCGGCTGA
- a CDS encoding sigma-54-dependent Fis family transcriptional regulator: MAKRTEEQTGKHPALASLLEVSQALAGAQDLRAALHRVLERLERYHGVVRGAVTLTDPDTGDLYIEASIGLSAEGRKARYKLGEGITGRVVQSGKPILVPEISREPLFLHRAYLGRRSGTQEHSFICVPILLHRKPVGTLGVDLLFDKDRDYQEESRLFGVVASMIGQALAAHRHLEDERKKLLEENTTLRQELRERYDFSNIIGTSGPMRQVYEQIHQVARTTTTVLIRGESGTGKELIAHAIHYNSTRAKKPFIKVNCAALPETLIESELFGYEKGAFTGAQARKRGRFELAEGGTLFLDEIGEINPSTQVKLLRVLQEREFERVGGTETLKANVRLIAATNKDLETAISEKSFREDLYYRLNVFTLFIPPLRERKSDLLLLADHFVAKYSREHGKNIRRISTPAIDMLVSYHWPGNVRELENIIERSVLVCDGNAIHGHHLPPTLQTAEASETVTSSSLTDSVQQFEKDLIADALKTTRGNRAKAARLLQTTERIINYKVSKYEIDCSRFRG; the protein is encoded by the coding sequence ATGGCGAAACGCACAGAAGAGCAGACGGGCAAGCACCCCGCCCTGGCCAGTCTCCTGGAGGTCAGCCAGGCCCTGGCCGGTGCCCAGGATCTCCGGGCCGCCCTCCACCGGGTGCTCGAGCGGCTCGAGCGCTACCACGGCGTGGTCCGCGGCGCCGTCACCCTCACCGACCCCGACACCGGTGACCTCTATATCGAGGCCTCCATCGGTTTGAGCGCCGAGGGCCGCAAGGCCCGCTACAAGCTCGGCGAGGGCATCACCGGCCGCGTCGTCCAGAGCGGCAAGCCCATCCTCGTGCCAGAAATCAGCCGCGAGCCCCTCTTCCTCCACCGCGCCTACCTCGGCCGGCGCAGCGGCACCCAGGAGCACTCCTTCATCTGCGTCCCCATCCTCCTGCACCGCAAGCCCGTGGGCACCCTCGGTGTGGACCTGCTCTTCGACAAGGACCGGGACTACCAGGAGGAGAGCCGCCTCTTCGGCGTCGTCGCCTCGATGATCGGCCAGGCGCTCGCCGCCCACCGCCACCTGGAGGACGAGCGCAAGAAGCTCCTCGAGGAGAACACCACCCTGCGCCAGGAGCTGCGCGAGCGCTACGACTTCTCCAACATCATCGGCACCTCCGGCCCCATGCGCCAGGTGTACGAGCAGATCCACCAGGTGGCCCGCACCACCACCACCGTCCTCATCCGCGGCGAGTCCGGCACCGGCAAGGAGCTCATCGCCCACGCCATCCACTACAACTCCACCCGCGCCAAGAAGCCCTTCATCAAGGTCAACTGCGCCGCCCTCCCCGAAACCCTCATCGAGTCCGAGCTCTTCGGCTACGAGAAGGGTGCCTTCACCGGTGCCCAGGCTCGCAAACGCGGCCGCTTCGAGCTCGCCGAGGGCGGCACCCTCTTCCTGGATGAGATTGGCGAAATCAATCCCTCCACCCAGGTCAAGCTCCTGCGCGTCCTCCAGGAACGTGAGTTCGAGCGCGTCGGCGGCACGGAGACCCTCAAGGCCAACGTCCGCCTCATCGCCGCCACCAACAAGGACCTGGAGACCGCCATCTCCGAGAAGTCCTTCCGCGAGGACCTCTACTACCGCCTCAACGTCTTCACCCTCTTCATCCCTCCCCTGCGCGAGCGCAAGAGCGACCTGCTCCTGCTCGCCGACCACTTCGTCGCCAAGTACTCGCGCGAGCACGGCAAGAACATCCGCCGCATCTCCACCCCCGCCATCGACATGCTCGTCAGCTACCACTGGCCCGGCAACGTGCGCGAGTTGGAGAACATCATCGAGCGCTCCGTCCTCGTCTGCGACGGCAACGCCATCCACGGCCACCACCTGCCCCCCACGCTCCAGACCGCCGAGGCCTCCGAGACCGTGACGAGCAGCTCCCTCACCGACTCCGTCCAGCAGTTCGAGAAGGACCTCATCGCCGATGCCTTGAAGACCACCCGCGGCAATCGCGCCAAGGCCGCCCGTCTGCTCCAGACCACCGAGCGCATCATCAACTACAAGGTCTCCAAGTATGAGATCGACTGCTCACGCTTCCGTGGATAG
- a CDS encoding ACT domain-containing protein, which translates to MSGETNLGVLLKSMQPVLREGEFVFLTTRRSLLEVVPLEPLGFFHEEEGLTLILSREKADAAGLPYTAVFRMLTLSVHSSLEAVGFLAAITHRLAARGISVNPVSAYFHDHLFVPSAHAEESLALLAGLARGDALPG; encoded by the coding sequence ATGTCCGGCGAGACGAACCTGGGTGTGTTGCTGAAATCGATGCAGCCCGTGCTCCGGGAGGGGGAGTTCGTCTTCCTCACCACCCGCCGCTCCCTGCTCGAGGTTGTTCCCCTCGAGCCCCTCGGCTTCTTCCACGAGGAGGAAGGGCTCACGCTCATCCTCTCTCGAGAGAAGGCCGACGCCGCCGGGCTGCCCTACACCGCCGTGTTCCGGATGCTCACGCTCTCCGTCCACTCCAGCCTCGAGGCCGTGGGGTTTCTCGCCGCCATCACCCACCGGCTCGCCGCACGGGGCATCAGTGTGAATCCCGTCTCGGCGTACTTCCACGATCACCTCTTCGTCCCCTCCGCTCACGCCGAGGAGTCGCTCGCGCTGCTCGCCGGGCTCGCTCGCGGTGACGCGCTTCCCGGCTGA
- a CDS encoding cytochrome P450 — MNAKHPPGPKGNALLGNILAAAKGELDFFKELGSYGDVSSFHLGRRRFYFVNHPELIRKVLTSQNFVRTAISRDLMESFLGRGLFSQEGENHLQQRRLMQPAFHHKRIEGYGAVMEGFATRMLEGWRDGETRDISHDMMRLTFEIVSKTLFDADTGEQASQVGKAFTSIMQAINKEYPLYSVLPAWVPVKRWGASRRAVEALNRITSTIIQERRGTGTDRGDLLSMLLLARDEDGTRMTDEQVGAQTLSLLFAGHETTANLLSWTWLLLSRNPDIRLKLQQEVDTVLEGRAPTVGDLPRLKYTESVVKETLRIYPPAWYAERAPLTDTELGGYTIPANAPIVISVYVTHRDGRFFEQPERFWPERFLGVEDRQLPAYLPFGGGTHLCIGNRFALMEAQLLVAAIAQRYELELEPGLAVKPRALITLGVEGLRMKVKRRQPGSASPRASPASSASDSSA; from the coding sequence ATGAATGCGAAACACCCACCGGGGCCGAAGGGGAATGCGTTGCTGGGAAACATCCTGGCGGCGGCGAAGGGCGAGCTCGACTTCTTCAAGGAGCTGGGAAGCTACGGGGACGTGAGCAGCTTCCACCTGGGCCGCAGGCGCTTCTATTTCGTGAACCACCCGGAGCTGATCCGCAAGGTGCTCACGAGCCAGAACTTCGTGCGGACGGCGATCTCTCGGGACCTGATGGAGTCGTTCCTGGGGAGGGGCCTGTTCTCGCAGGAGGGGGAGAACCATCTGCAGCAGAGGAGGCTGATGCAGCCGGCCTTCCACCACAAGCGGATAGAAGGCTACGGCGCGGTGATGGAGGGCTTCGCGACGCGGATGCTGGAGGGGTGGAGGGATGGGGAGACGCGGGACATCTCGCACGACATGATGCGGCTGACGTTCGAGATCGTGTCGAAGACGTTGTTCGACGCGGACACGGGGGAGCAGGCGAGCCAGGTGGGCAAGGCGTTCACGTCCATCATGCAGGCGATCAACAAGGAGTACCCGCTGTACTCGGTGCTACCGGCGTGGGTACCGGTGAAGCGCTGGGGAGCAAGCCGGAGAGCGGTGGAGGCGCTGAATCGCATCACGAGCACCATCATCCAGGAGCGGCGGGGGACGGGGACGGACCGGGGAGACCTGCTCTCGATGCTGCTGCTGGCGAGGGACGAGGACGGCACGAGGATGACGGACGAGCAGGTGGGGGCGCAGACGCTCTCGCTGCTCTTCGCGGGGCACGAGACGACGGCGAACCTGCTGAGCTGGACGTGGCTGTTGCTGTCGCGCAACCCGGACATCCGCCTCAAATTGCAGCAGGAGGTGGACACTGTCCTGGAGGGCCGAGCGCCCACGGTAGGAGACCTGCCGAGGCTCAAGTACACGGAGAGCGTGGTGAAGGAGACGCTGCGCATCTACCCGCCGGCCTGGTACGCGGAGCGAGCACCGCTGACGGACACGGAGCTGGGGGGTTACACGATTCCGGCGAACGCGCCGATCGTCATCAGCGTCTACGTGACCCACCGGGACGGACGCTTCTTCGAGCAGCCCGAGCGCTTCTGGCCCGAGCGCTTCCTGGGAGTGGAAGACAGACAGCTGCCGGCGTACCTGCCCTTTGGAGGGGGAACGCACCTGTGCATCGGCAACCGTTTCGCGCTGATGGAGGCGCAGCTGCTGGTGGCGGCGATCGCGCAGCGCTACGAGCTGGAGTTGGAGCCCGGGTTGGCGGTGAAGCCGAGAGCGCTCATCACGCTGGGGGTCGAGGGCTTGAGGATGAAGGTGAAGCGGCGTCAGCCGGGAAGCGCGTCACCGCGAGCGAGCCCGGCGAGCAGCGCGAGCGACTCCTCGGCGTGA
- a CDS encoding DUF418 domain-containing protein → MSARPGEEAVAEARPVEVGERLDVLDVLRGFALGGVFVSNVYVWMSGRVLRPRLAVQVETDSSWVNQAANELFQFFVNGRFMPIFSFLFGLGFCVQLTRAEKRGTSVVPVYTRRLRVMYLLGLVHLFGIWYGDVLNMYAVAGLLLLLLRERKDRTLLIWAGVLMFAPMLVGQVVQRYGTLLLYGPEAHAAAGEAAKAAAKGMAETRAGIFAGLSGGGYLEWLRANTEAYFLLFFSPMMLTHIGTTVGRFTLGLWAGRKGLFHDVEKNRATLKRLWGWGLGVGLVGSGVAVVAGVLMRKKLLDFQAPWTLVLVPVRELGAVGLATFYVTSLALLFQRERWRRGLMVLAPAGRMAVTNYMSQSVLGMVVYSGVGFGLMGKTGPAVTIALTMGLFCVQVAWSHWWLARYRFGPVEWVWRSLTYGKAQPMKRSGDPRPVTNPVSENPTHG, encoded by the coding sequence ATGAGCGCGCGGCCTGGGGAGGAAGCAGTGGCCGAGGCGCGGCCGGTGGAGGTGGGCGAGCGACTGGACGTGCTGGACGTGCTGCGGGGGTTCGCGCTGGGAGGGGTATTCGTCTCGAACGTCTATGTCTGGATGAGTGGGCGGGTGTTGAGGCCACGGCTGGCGGTGCAGGTGGAGACCGACTCCTCGTGGGTGAACCAGGCGGCGAACGAGCTGTTCCAGTTCTTCGTGAACGGGAGGTTCATGCCCATCTTCTCGTTCCTGTTCGGGCTGGGCTTCTGCGTGCAGCTGACGAGGGCGGAGAAGCGGGGCACGTCGGTGGTGCCGGTGTACACGCGGCGGCTGAGGGTGATGTACCTGCTGGGGCTCGTGCACCTGTTTGGCATCTGGTACGGGGACGTGCTGAACATGTACGCGGTGGCGGGGCTGTTGCTGCTGCTGCTGCGGGAGCGGAAGGACCGGACGCTGCTGATCTGGGCGGGCGTGTTGATGTTCGCGCCGATGCTGGTGGGGCAGGTGGTGCAGAGGTACGGGACGCTGCTGCTGTACGGACCGGAGGCGCACGCGGCGGCGGGGGAAGCGGCGAAGGCGGCGGCGAAGGGGATGGCGGAGACGAGGGCGGGAATCTTCGCGGGCCTGTCGGGTGGCGGCTACCTGGAGTGGCTGCGAGCCAATACGGAGGCGTACTTCCTGCTGTTCTTCAGTCCGATGATGCTGACGCACATCGGGACGACGGTGGGGCGTTTCACGCTGGGGCTGTGGGCGGGGAGGAAGGGGCTCTTCCACGACGTGGAGAAGAACCGGGCGACGCTGAAGAGGCTGTGGGGTTGGGGGCTGGGAGTGGGGCTGGTGGGGAGTGGGGTGGCGGTGGTGGCGGGCGTGCTGATGAGGAAGAAGCTGCTGGACTTCCAAGCGCCGTGGACGCTGGTGCTGGTGCCGGTGAGGGAGCTGGGGGCGGTGGGGTTGGCGACGTTCTACGTGACGAGCCTGGCGTTGCTCTTCCAGCGGGAGAGGTGGAGGAGGGGGTTGATGGTGTTGGCGCCTGCGGGGCGGATGGCGGTGACGAACTACATGTCGCAGTCGGTGCTGGGGATGGTGGTGTACAGCGGGGTGGGGTTTGGGCTGATGGGGAAGACGGGCCCCGCGGTGACGATCGCACTGACGATGGGACTGTTCTGCGTGCAGGTGGCGTGGAGCCACTGGTGGCTGGCGAGGTACCGATTCGGGCCGGTGGAGTGGGTGTGGAGGTCGCTGACGTACGGGAAGGCGCAGCCGATGAAGAGGAGCGGGGACCCGAGACCGGTAACGAATCCGGTATCAGAGAACCCCACCCACGGATAA
- a CDS encoding SPFH domain-containing protein produces the protein MPILLAIAGAAAACLVSAGVLLTSYRRVGPGEALLIEKGGGATRVRFGSGLVLPMVQRGEVLDLSVRKVVVERRGKQGLSCRDGIRVDVRGTFLVKVEREEEAVLRVAREVGCARANRPEEVQALLEERFACALANAASTFNFDELLADRSLFIDHVMMEVGNELLGFKLERMSLGRLEQTPLDQLDPTNVVDAQGILKLTERTTRLALETSGQMRQQRETVQAPWEAPRREGEAREAELEREVERALAERVGSN, from the coding sequence ATGCCCATCCTGCTAGCGATTGCTGGAGCCGCCGCCGCCTGCCTGGTGAGTGCCGGGGTGTTGCTGACGAGCTATCGCCGGGTGGGCCCGGGAGAGGCGCTGCTCATCGAGAAGGGAGGGGGGGCGACACGGGTGCGCTTCGGGAGCGGGCTGGTGCTGCCGATGGTGCAGCGGGGAGAGGTGTTGGACCTGTCGGTGCGCAAGGTGGTGGTGGAGCGGAGGGGGAAGCAGGGGCTGTCGTGCCGGGACGGCATCCGGGTGGACGTGAGGGGAACGTTCCTGGTGAAGGTGGAGCGGGAGGAGGAGGCGGTGCTGCGGGTGGCGAGGGAGGTGGGGTGTGCGAGGGCGAACCGGCCGGAGGAGGTGCAGGCGTTGTTGGAGGAGCGCTTCGCCTGCGCGCTGGCGAACGCGGCGAGCACGTTCAACTTCGATGAGCTGCTGGCGGACCGGAGCCTCTTCATCGACCACGTGATGATGGAGGTGGGGAACGAGCTGTTGGGCTTCAAGCTGGAGCGGATGTCGCTGGGGAGGCTGGAGCAGACGCCGCTGGACCAGTTGGATCCGACGAACGTGGTGGATGCGCAGGGAATCCTGAAGTTGACGGAGCGGACGACGAGGCTGGCGCTGGAGACAAGCGGCCAGATGAGGCAGCAGCGGGAGACGGTGCAGGCGCCGTGGGAGGCGCCGCGGAGGGAGGGGGAGGCGAGGGAGGCGGAGCTGGAGCGGGAAGTGGAGCGGGCGCTGGCGGAGCGGGTGGGGAGCAACTGA
- the def gene encoding peptide deformylase — protein MARDIVIWPNKVLNTPTKPVTDFGEHLTKLLDEMYASMKEAEGIGIAANQIGVSQRCSWVGREDGTFFEIINPQILEKSGPVTLEEGCLSVPDQYEKTPRFHKVKVKYQDRAGEWHELEAEGRLAHVLQHEIDHLDGHVFVEHLSNLKRSLILEKMKKLQKALSRRKDEKKE, from the coding sequence ATGGCACGGGACATCGTCATCTGGCCGAACAAGGTCCTCAACACGCCGACGAAGCCGGTGACGGACTTTGGCGAGCACCTCACGAAGCTGCTGGACGAGATGTACGCGTCGATGAAGGAGGCGGAGGGGATAGGGATTGCGGCGAACCAGATCGGGGTATCGCAGCGGTGCTCGTGGGTGGGGAGGGAGGACGGGACGTTCTTCGAGATCATCAACCCGCAGATTCTGGAGAAATCGGGGCCGGTGACGCTGGAGGAGGGGTGCCTGTCGGTGCCGGACCAGTACGAGAAGACGCCGCGGTTCCACAAGGTGAAGGTGAAGTACCAGGACCGGGCGGGGGAGTGGCACGAGCTGGAGGCGGAGGGGAGGCTGGCGCACGTGCTGCAGCACGAGATCGACCACCTGGATGGTCACGTCTTCGTGGAGCACCTGTCGAACCTGAAGCGGAGCCTCATCCTGGAGAAGATGAAGAAGCTGCAGAAGGCCCTGAGCCGGCGCAAGGACGAGAAGAAGGAGTAG